In Malus sylvestris chromosome 15, drMalSylv7.2, whole genome shotgun sequence, a single genomic region encodes these proteins:
- the LOC126602128 gene encoding 14-3-3-like protein has product MAATTPSPREENVYMAKLAEQAERYEEMVEFVEKVSASAEKEELTVEERNLLSVAYKNVIGARRASWRIISSIEQKEESRGNDDHVALIRDYRSKIETELSNICDGILKLLDSRLIPSACAGDSKVFYLKMKGDYHRYLAEFKTGAERKEAAESTLSAYKAAQDIANAELAPTHPIRLGLALNFSVFYYEILNSPDRACSLAKQAFDEAIAELDTLGEESYKDSTLIMQLLRDNLTLWTSDMQDDGADEIKEAAPKPTEEPKQ; this is encoded by the exons ATGGCGGCAACCACCCCCTCCCCCCGCGAAGAGAACGTCTACATGGCCAAGCTCGCCGAGCAAGCCGAGCGCTACGAGGAGATGGTCGAGTTCGTCGAGAAGGTCTCCGCCTCCGCCGAGAAAGAGGAGCTCACCGTCGAGGAGCGCAACCTCCTCTCCGTCGCCTACAAGAACGTCATCGGCGCCCGCCGTGCCTCCTGGCGCATCATCTCCTCCATCGAGCAGAAGGAGGAGAGCCGCGGCAACGACGACCACGTCGCCTTGATCCGCGACTACCGATCCAAGATCGAGACCGAGCTCTCCAACATCTGCGACGGCATTCTCAAGCTCCTCGACTCCAGGCTCATCCCCTCCGCCTGCGCCGGCGACTCCAAGGTCTTTTATCTCAAGATGAAGGGCGATTACCACCGTTATCTTGCCGAGTTCAAGACCGGCGCTGAGCGCAAGGAGGCCGCCGAAAGCACCCTCTCCGCCTACAAGGCCGCTCAG GACATTGCCAATGCCGAACTGGCGCCAACGCATCCAATCCGCCTGGGGTTGGCTCTCAACTTCTCTGTGTTTTACTATGAGATTCTGAACTCTCCTGACCGCGCCTGCAGTCTCGCCAAACAG GCTTTTGATGAGGCGATCGCAGAGTTGGACACTCTCGGAGAGGAGTCATACAAGGACAGCACTTTGATAATGCAACTTCTCCGTGATAACCTCACCCTGTGGACCTCTGACATGCAG GACGATGGGGCTGATGAGATTAAAGAAGCAGCGCCCAAGCCCACCGAGGAACCAAAACAGTGA